A section of the Marinimicrobium koreense genome encodes:
- the ccmD gene encoding heme exporter protein CcmD yields MSFYFDSFAEFLRMGGHGPYVWVCYLITWGTLLYLLLSPGIRRKRWLRRQAALLRRSARSAE; encoded by the coding sequence ATGAGTTTTTACTTTGACTCGTTTGCCGAATTTTTGCGAATGGGAGGGCACGGCCCCTACGTCTGGGTGTGTTATCTGATCACCTGGGGAACGCTCCTGTACCTGTTGCTGAGCCCGGGTATCCGCCGCAAGCGCTGGTTGCGCCGACAGGCGGCACTGCTTCGCCGCTCGGCGCGGTCAGCGGAGTAA